ATCATCGGTCGATACGGAATTTAAACAATTGTGATTCACCCACGTAGTGAGTCAGGTTTTAAGCGGGCATCTCCGTTCGGTTTATCCGCCCCGAGCCGGGAAAAGCCCGACAGACAAGCCGGGGAAAAAAGTGTATTTATTCGCTCTGATTGTGGTGATGCGGCCATACTCGCGCCCCCTGTACAGCCAGCGTGGTGCGTGAAGGCATTGCGCTTGTGAGCATCCGGTTGCGTGTCGTCCTCACGCCGCTGCCACTGCTCCTCTTTCTGTTTCTGCCGGGCAGTCGTCGCGAAGCAGGAAATTAGATCCCTGATTTTGTTGTGATGAGCGCGACGGATCGAACTGCGGACCCGCTGATTAAGAGTCAGCTGCTCTGTAAACTCACCGGAATTTAACCGCATTGGTGAAGCATTGCGCCACTGCTAGCATGCGTTGATTCCAAATCCTTTTCATACGGTTGCCATTCCATGAGCCAGAGATCCTGCCTGTCCGTCATCCTCGCCGCCGGCGAGGGCACGCGCATGAAGAGTGCGCTGCCGAAGGTGCTGCACCAGATCGCCGGGCTACCTATGGTGGCCCATGTTGTGAAGGCGGCTGAGGCCGCTGGTGCCGGCAGCCAGGCGCTGGTGATCGGCCACGGGGCCGACGAGATGCGCAAGGCAGCGCAGAGATTCGCGCCGAGGGCGGAGATGTTCGTGCAGGAGAAGCGGCTGGGTACAGCGCATGCCGTGCTTGCCGCTCGCGAAGCGATATCCAGGGGGTATGACGATATGCTGGTGATGTTCGGTGACACGCCGCTGATCGATCCGGAGGCGCTTACCCTGGCGCGGCGGAAGCTGGCCGAAGGTGCGGCAGTCGTGGTCATCGGCTTCCGCCCGCCCAGTCCTGCCGGCTACGGCCGGCTGATCGAGAAAGGCGGCAAGCTCGTCGCCATCCGTGAGGAAAAGGATTGCAGCGAGGAGGAGAAGAAGATCACCTTCTGCAACGCCGGCATGATGGCGGTGGCCGGAAGCCAGGCGCTGAAGCTGCTCGACGCTGTCGGCAACAAGAATGCCAAGGGCGAATATTATCTCACCGATATCGTCGAGATCGCCGGCGCGCAGGGGCTCGATGTCGTGGCCACCGAAGCAAGTTTCGAGAACGCGCTTGGCATCAACAATCGTGCCGAACTCGCGCAGGCGGAAAGTATCTGGCAGGCGCGCCGGCGGCGCGAGGCGATGCTGTCCGGCGTGACGCTCATTGCCCCGGAAACCGTGTTCTTTTCGCACGATACCGAGATTGGCGCCGACACGATTGTCGAGCCGAACGTCTGGTTCGGACCGGGCGTAAAGATCGCCAACGGCGCAAAAATCCATGCCTTCAGCCATATCGAAGGTGCCACCATCGCATCGAATTGCGATGTCGGACCGTTCGCCAGACTGAGGCCGGGCGCCGACCTCAGGAACAAGGCCAAGGTCGGCAATTTCTGCGAGGTCAAGCAGGCTGTCATCGAGGAGGGCGCCAAGGTCAATCATCTCACCTATATCGGCGATGCTCGGGTCGGTGCAGGCGCCAATATCGGCGCCGGCACCATCACCTGCAACTATGACGGCTACTCGAAATTCTTCACCGACATCGGCGAGGGCGCCTTCATCGGCTCGAATTCTTCGCTTGTGGCACCCGTGTCGATCGGCAAGGGCGGCTATATTGCGTCCGGCAGCGTGATCACCGAAAGCGTGCCGGATGACGCGCTGGCCTTTGGCCGCGCCCGCCAAAAGACGATTCCGGGCAAGGGCAAGGAATTGCGCGAGCGCTTCGCTTCGGCCGCGGCCGCGAAGAAGAAGGCGTCAGGCGCTGATCACTAGCTGCTAACCAGCGGCATCCTTGCCGAAAGCGGCGGTCACCTCGATCTCGCCGACGATTGCCCGGTTGAAATCGGCAAGGTCTTCGGCTGGAATCCAGTATTCCAGATGCGCCTTGCTGCCGGCGTGCTCGACCGGTACCTGTCGAGAAAGCTTTTCAGGACATCGAACCGGGTGACATAGCCTGCGCCGCTGGCAGGTACATTCCAGTCGCGCGCTATCTGCACGGCATAGGCTTCGGACAGGACCGGATAGAAGATGGGCTGGTCAGGCAAGCGCGGCGGAAACGCCCGCATTCCCGAGCCCTCGATGAGCTCAAGCTCGTGGGGGCCGACCGGGCGCCACAGCGTCACGACGTCTTTGATTTCACTCATCGCTTTGCCGCCTGACTTGACTGCCGCAAACTGATCGCGGGCCCTCTACGCCGGCCACAGTAGACAATTCGCCCGAGTGCGCCCAGCAACAATGGGCCGCCGCAGTCTGAATGAAAAATCCAGGATATCGTTTCAAAGGGGCAGATAGATATCCGACGAAGTACGCCACGCGGCCAACAAGCTACAGAACGCCGAGGCCTGCTGCCCACGTGGCGCTCCAGTCTGGCAATACCGTGTGGCGGCAACGGCCAACACCCCGGAAATCGCAAAAATCCTGGTGATGGTGGTAACGGGATTGCAAGAGCGGTCTGTCATGATGCATGCGTGCAGGAGCGTTCCGGCTGATACGGGACGAAATGCAATGTGACTTTCGCGGTAGACCGGCCATCCCTAAATAGCGCTGGGTTTTCTGCGGGGAATCGGGGGCTGTCTGCATGTGCGGTATCGTTGGAATTGTCGGTCAGTCGCAAGTCGCGCCACTCATCGTCGATGCGCTGAAACGGCTCGAATACCGCGGCTATGATTCCGCCGGTGTCGCCACGATCGAACATGGTCAGCTCAGCCGCCGGCGCGCCGAAGGCAAGCTGGTCAATCTCGAACGCCGGCTGAAGAACGAACCGCTCGAAGGCACGATCGGCATTGGTCATACGCGCTGGGCAACCCATGGCGTGCCGAACGAAACCAATGCGCATCCGCATTTTTCCGACGGCGTCGCCATCGTTCACAACGGCATCATCGAGAATTTCGCTGAATTGCGCGAAGAACTGGTCCGCGATGGCTACGCATTCTCTTCGCAGACCGACACCGAGGTCGTCGCGCATCTGGTGGCGCGCGAGCTGGCCAGGGGGCTGAAGCCGGTTGAAGCCGCGCATCAGGCGCTGAAGCGGCTGGAAGGTGCGTTTGCGCTGGCCATTATGTTCAAGGGCGACGAAGACCTGATCATCGGCGCGCGTAACGGCCCGCCACTGGCCGTAGGCCATGGCGATGGTGAAATGTTCCTGGGCTCCGACGCCATCGCGCTCGCGCCCTTCACCAATTCGATCACCTATCTGGAGGACGGCGACTGGGCGGTGGTGCGTCGCAATGGCGTCGCCATCTTCGACATCGACGGCAAAAAGGTCGAACGCAAGCGCCAGCAATCACTCTCGACCAGCTTCATGGTCGACAAGGGCAACAGGCGCCATTTCATGGAGAAGGAAATCCATGAACAGCCCGAGGTGATCTCGCACACACTGGCGAATTACCTGGATTTCGTTGGTGGCGTTTCAAAGCCGCTCGAACTGCCGTTCGATTTCGCTGAGATCGACCGGCTGGCAATCTCGGCCTGCGGCACAGCCTATCTGGCCGGCCTGATCGGCAAATATTGGTTCGAGCGCTATGCGCGGCTGCCTGTCGACATCGATGTCGCCTCGGAATTCCGCTACCGCGAAATGCCGCTGTCGAAAAACGACGCTGCGTTCTTCATCTCGCAATCGGGTGAAACCGCCGACACGCTGGCCTCGCTGCGCTATTGCCGCAAGGCGGGCATGAAGATCGGCGCCGTGGTGAATGTTCGCGAATCGACCATGGCGCGCGAGTCCGACGTCGTGCTGCCGACGCTGGCTGGCCCGGAGATCGGCGTTGCTTCGACCAAGGCCTTCACCTGCCAGCTTTCGGTGCTCGCATCGCTTGCGGTGCGGGCGGGCGTAGCGCGGGGGACGATCTCAGCCGAACAAGAGAAAACGCTGGTGCGCGAGCTTTCGGAAGCGCCGCGCTATGCCAACCAGGTGCTGAAGCTCGACCATCAGATCGAGAAGGTCTCGCGCGATCTCGCCCATTACAAGAACGTGCTCTATCTGGGACGCGACACCAATTTCCCGCTGGCCATGGAAGGCGCGCTGAAACTCAAGGAAATTTCCTATATCCACGCGGAGGGCTATGCCGCCGGCGAACTGAAGCATGGCCCAATCGCGCTGATCGACGAGAACATGCCGGTGATCGTCATCGCACCGCATGACCGGATTTTTGAAAAGACCGTGTCGAACATGCAGGAGGTCGCTGCGCGCGGCGGCAAGATCATCCTGATCACCGACGCCAAGGGCGCGGCGCAGTCGAGCGTCAAGACGATGGAGACAATCATCCTGCCCGACGTGCCGGAAATCATTTCGCCCATCATCTATGCGCTGCCGATCCAGATGCTTGCCTATTTCACCGCCGTGTTCATGGGCACCGACGTCGACCAGCCGCGCAACCTGGCGAAATCGGTGACGGTGGAATAGCCGCAGCGACGCACCGTCTTTAAAAACTTCGCAGTTCCAAACCGGCCGGCGGTTCACTAATCTTGCGGCGCAACAGCGCGCCGCGGTGAATCATGTCCGATGCTCCCAAGACCTCCGGCATGACCCGGCTGAGAAACTATTTCCTGACCGGCTTCATCGTGTGTGCGCCGCTGGCGATCACCGCCTACATCGCCTGGTCCGTTGTCGGCTGGGTCGATTCCTGGGTGAAGCCCTATATTCCGGCTCGCTACAGCCCCGACACCTACCTGCCGTTTCCGGTTCCCGGTTTCGGGCTGATCGTGGCGCTGTTCCTGATCACCCTGATTGGTTTCCTCACGGCCAATATCGTTGGCCGCGCCATCGTTGGCTTCGGCGAGCGCCTGCTTGGCCGCATGCCCCTGGTGCGCGGCATCTACGGGTCGCTGAAGCAGATTTTCGAGACCGTGCTGTCGAACAAGGGCGACATGTTCCGCCAAGTCGGGCTGGTCGAATATCCGCGCAAGGGCGTCTGGTCGCTGGTCTTTGTCGCGGGCGAGAGGCACACGGAGATCAACGAGAAGCTCGATCAGGAAGGCGACCCGCTGATCGCGGTATTCATGCCGTGCACGCCCAACCCGACCACCGGCTTCCTGATGTATGTGCTGAAATCCGACATCGTTGTGCTCGACATGACGATCGAGGACGGTGCCAAGCTGATCGTCTCGGCCGGGCTGGTGGCGCCCGAGGTCAAGGCGAAGTTGCTGACGGCGAACGGCGAGCCGATCAATGGAACGCTTGCCAATCCGCCCCTCGGGACAGGGCCTCAGCCGGCACGCAGCAACCGCACGGCCTCATCGCGGCCGAACAAGTAGAGCAGCAGCCGGAGCGCTTCGCCACGCTCGGATTGCAGGTCCGGATCGCGCGACAGGATCAGGCGCGCGTCATCACGGGCGGCTTCGAGCAGATCGGCATGCGCCTCGATACGCGCCACTTGGAAACCCGGTGTGCCCGACTGGCGGGTGCCCAGCAATTCGCCTTCGCCACGCAGTTTCAAATCCTCCTCGGCGATGCGGAAGCCGTCTTCCGTTTCACGCATGACCGACAGGCGGCGTTTTGCCGTTTCGCCGAGCGGGTCCTTGTAGAGCAGAACACAGGAAGATGGCTTGTCGCCGCGCCCGACGCGCCCGCGCAGCTGATGCAGTTGGGCAAGGCCAAAACGCTCGGCGTGTTCGATGACCATGATCGTCGCATCCGGCACGTCGACGCCGACCTCGATGACCGTGGTGGCGATCAGGATGCGCGTCTCGCCCTGCTTGAAGGCGCGCATCGCCTCGTCCTTTTCGGCGCCTTTCATGCGGCCGTGGACGAGGCCGATCCGGTCGCCGAAAAGCGGTTGCAGCGAGGCGAAGCGATCCTCGGCCGACATCAGCTTGATCTCTTCGGATTCTTCGACCAGCGGGCAGATCCAGTAGATTTTCTGGCCCTCGGCCACGGCGTCGCGCATGCGGCCAACCAGCTCGTCCAGCCGTTCTAGCGGCAAGGTGACGGTGCGGATAGGCTGGCGTCCTGCCGGCTTCTCGGTCAGCTTCGACACGTCCATGTCGCCGAATGCGGTCAGCACCAGCGTGCGCGGGATCGGCGTCGCCGTCATCACCAGCATGTCGGGCGCGTCGCCCTTGGCGGTCATGGCGAGGCGCTGGTGAACGCCGAAGCGATGCTGCTCGTCGATGACGGCGAAGACGAGATCGTGAAACGTCACCGTCTCCTGGAACAGCGCGTGGGTGCCGATGACGATGTCGATGTCGCCATTGGCCAGGCCGGCCAATGTGTCAGTGCGCTCGCGACCTTTTTCGCGACCGGTAAGGACCGCAATGCGCAGGCCAGCTTTTTCAGCCAGGGGTGCGATCGTCGCGAGATGTTGGCGGGCCAGGATTTCAGTGGGTGCCATCAACGCCGTCTGGCCGCCGGCTTCGACGGCGCGGGCCATGGCGAGCAGCGCCACCACCGTCTTGCCGGAACCGACATCGCCTTGCAGCAGGCGCAACATGCGTTCGGGATCGGCGAGATCGGCATTGATCTCGGCCAGTGCGAATTCCTGGCTGGCTGTCAGCGAATAGGGCAGGGCCGCGCGCAGTTTTTCGACGATGCGGCCGTCGCCGATCAGCGGCCGGCCGGACAGGCGGCGGACCTTTGCCCGCATCAGGGCCAGCGAGACCTGGCCCGCCAGCAGTTCGTCATAGGCAAGGCGCCGCCACGCCGCGCCGTCGACGGAGACATCGATGGGGTCGGCTGGATTGTGGATGCGGGCAAGCGCGTCGCCAAAGGCCGGAAAAGTCCGGCGGCGCAGAAATTCCGCATCCTGCCATTCGGGCAATACAGGCAGACGGCCGAGTGCCTGGCCGATCGCCCGGCGCAACACCTTGCCCGACAGTCCCGCCGTCAAAGGATAGACGGGCTCGACCAGCGGCAGGTTTTCGGCTTCGCTGGCGAGTGCAATGTGATCAGGATGGACCATGGACGGGCGGCCGTTGAACCATTCCATACGGCCGGAAACGATGACATGTTCGCCCTCCGGCATCGCTTTTTCCAGATAGGCGGCGTGGGCGTGGAAGAAGGTCAGCGCGATCTCGCCTGTGTCGTCATGCGCATAGACCCTGTACGGCACCGAACGGTTGCCGCGAGGAGGAGGCTGATGACGGTCGATGCGCACATCAAGCGTAACGATGGCGCCTTCGGCGGCAAGCGCGATGCCCGGGCGGTTGCGGCGGTCGATGACGGTGTGCGGCAGCACGAACAGGAGGTCGCCGGCGCGCGCCGCGCGATCACCGAGATCGGCGGTCACCACCTTCTCGATCAGCGCGCCAACCTTCGGCCCAACCCCGGCAAGCGAGGTGATCGGGACGAACAACGGATCGAGCAGGGAAGGGCGCATGATGTCAGCTTATGTCGAGACGGTCACAGCGCAAGGCTGACAGCCCCTTCTATCCACGCTATATGCGCCGCAGCAAGTGAGGATGCGGCACGATGACCGGAACGACACGATCAAGCGAAGGGCTCGACGCTCGCCGCCGCAAACTGCTGTTCCGCTCGTGGCATCGCGGCATGCGTGAAATGGACCTCATCCTCGGCGGCTTCGCCGATGCCCAGATCCACGCCTTGACCAGCGATGAAATCGACCAATATGAGAGGCTCCTCGATATTCCCGACACCGAATTCCTGCCAATGATCACCGGAGAGCGACCGGTTCCGGCGGACATTGATTGCAGTGTTCTGCAAAAAATTCTGGCCTCACGCCGCTCCATGACATTCTGAACACAAGCAATTCCAGGAAAAGTGCGAAGCGGTTTTCCGTCCGAAATTGCGACAAGACAAGACCGTGATCTCATGACCCTCATTCCCAAAATCGGCCTGCCCAAGGGCCGCGCCGGCCAGTTCATCGTCGACGGCGTCGCCGACGGCTACGAGGCCTTCGCGCTGGTGCAGACGGCGCTCGAAATCGCCCCCGACAAGCCGGTGCTGTTCGTGGCGCGCGATGGACAGCGCCTGCCGGCAATCGTCGAGGCGCTGGCGTTTGCCGCACCCGGCCTGCCCGTGCTCGACCTGCCGGCATGGGATTGCCTGCCTTACGACCGCGTGTCGCCCGGCTCCGATGCCGCCGCGCGGCGGCTCGATGCGCTGACCGCGATGATCGCGCTGGCCAGGAAACCGCATCGCGCGGTCATCCTGACCACCGCCAACGCGCTGCTGCAGCGCATTCCGCCGGCTGGTCTCGTCGAAGCGCAGACGTTTCATGCGAAGCCCGGCAACCAGATCGACATGAACGCGCTGATCTCGCGCCTGGAGATCTCCGGCTTCGAGCGGGTGCCGACCGTGCGCGGCGTTGGCGAGTTCGCGGTGCGCGGCGGCATTCTGGATCTCCTGGCGCCGGGCTGGACCGAGGCACTCCGGCTCGACTTCTTCGGCGACACGCTGGAATCCATCCGTGTTTTCGACGCCGCCACGCAGCGCACCACGGGCCAGCGCAAATCGATGGCGCTGCAGGCGATGAGCGAAGTGGCGCTGACGCCCGAAACCATCAGCCGCTTCCGCCGCTCCTATATCGAAGCTTTTGGCGCCCCCCAACGCGACGACGGGCTCTATGCGGCGGTCAGCGAGGGCAGGCGCTTCGCCGGCATGGAACACTGGCTGCCGTTCTTCTACGAGCGGCTGGAGACGGTGTTCGATTATCTGCCGGAGACGCCGGTGGTGTTCGACCATCTGGCACATGAAGCGCTTGCCGAACGCCACACGCTGATCCTCGATCACTACGAGGCGCGCAAGAAGCAGGCCGACGCCGCGCTGAAGGACGCTGTTCCCTACAAGCCGGTGCCGCCAGACCTGCTTTACCTGTCGCCGGAAAATCTGGTCTCATCGCTCGGACCGCGCGAAGCGATCGATTTCACGCCGTTCGACGCGCCAGATGCCGGCGCGAAAAAGGTCTATCACGCCGGTTCGCGCCAGGGCCGCAGCTTTGTCGAGGAACGCGCCGACCCCAACATCAACGTCTTCGATGTCGTCGTAAAACACATCGCCGACGAGCGCGCGGCCCGCCGGCGCATCGTTGTCGCTGGCTGGACCGAGGGTTCGCTCGACCGTCTCGGCCAGATCCTTGCGGAACATCATCTTGGCAACCTCAAGCAGGTCGCAACGCTCGCCGAAGCCGAAAAGCTCGAGCCGGGGCAGGCGGCACTTGCCGTGCTACCACTGGAATCCGGCTTCGAGACCGAAAAGCTGGTCGTCGTCGCCGAGCAGGACATTCTGGGCGACCGGCTGATCCGGCGTTCGAAGCGCAAGAAGCGCGCTTCCGACTTCATCGCCGAGGCCTCCGCGCTGTCATCGGGCGATATCGTCGTTCACACCGATCATGGCATTGGCCGCTTCATCGGCCTGCGCACCATCGAAGCGGTTGGCGCGCCGCATGACTGCCTCGAAATCCACTATGCCGGCGACGACCGGCTGTTCCTGCCGGTCGAGAACATCGAGCTTCTGTCGCGCTACGGCTCGGATTCGGCCGAGGCGACGCTCGACAAGCTTGGCGGCGGCGCCTGGCAGTCGCGCAAGGCGAAGCTGAAGCGCCGCCTGCTCGACATGGCCGGGCAGCTGATCCGCATCGCTGCCGAAAGGCAGATGCGTGCAGCACCCGCACTGGTGCCGGCGGACGGCCTCTACGACGAGTTCGCGGCGCGTTTTCCCTATGAAGAGACGGACGACCAGCAGACGGCGATCGATTCCGTCCGCGACGATCTTGGCGCCGGCAAGCCGATGGACCGGCTGATCTGCGGCGACGTCGGCTTCGGCAAGACCGAAGTGGCGCTGCGCGCGGCCTTCATTGCCGCTATGGAAGGGTTCCAGGTCGCGGTGGTGGTGCCGACAACGCTGTTGTCGCGCCAGCATTTCAAGACCTTTTCGCAGCGCTTTTCCGGCCTGCCGATCCGCGTTGCTCAGGCTTCGCGCCTTGTTGGGGCGAAGGAATTGGCCGAGACCAAGAAAGGCATTGCCGAAGGTCAGGTCGACATCGTCGTCGGCACCCACGCACTGCTCGGCTCGTCGATCTCGTTCAAGAATCTCGGCCTGCTCATCATCGACGAAGAGCAGCACTTTGGCGTCAAGCACAAGGAGCGGCTGAAGGACCTGAAGGCCGATGTCCACGTTCTGACGCTGTCGGCGACGCCGATCCCGCGCACGCTGCAGCTGGCGCTGACGGGCGTGCGCGAACTGTCGCTGATCGCCACGCCGCCGGTCGACCGCATGGCTGTGCGCACCTTCATCTCGCCTTTCGATCCGCTGGTCATCCGCGAGACTCTGCTGCGTGAGCGCTATCGCGGCGGACACTCCTTCTACGTCGTCCCGCGCATCAGCGATCTGGCGGAAATCCATGATTTCCTGAAAGAATCCGTCCCGGAGCTGAAGGTGGCGGTGGCCCATGGCCAGATGCCGCCGGGCGAACTCGACGACATCATGAATGCCTTCTACGATGGCCAGTACGATGTGCTGTTGTCGACGACCATCGTCGAATCCGGCCTGGATATTCCGACCGCCAACACACTGATCATCCATCGCGCTGATATGTTCGGCCTGTCGCAGCTCTATCAGCTGCGCGGCCGTGTGGGACGTTCGAAGGTGCGCGCCTATGCGCTGTTCACGCTGCCGGCCAACCGCAAGCTCACCGACACCGCCGAGCGCCGCCTGAAGGTGCTGCAGTCACTGGACACGCTGGGCGCAGGCTTCCAGCTCGCCAGCCACGATCTTGATATTCGGGGTGCCGGCAACCTTCTTGGCGAAGAGCAGTCTGGGCATATCAAGGAAGTCGGTTTCGAACTCTATCAGCAGATGCTGGAAGAGGCTGTCGCCGAGGTGAAGGATTCCGGCGAGGTTCAGGACGGCGGCTGGTCGCCGCAGATCGCCGTCGGCACGGCGGTTATGATCCCGGAAAGCTATGTTCCCGACCTGCAGCTGCGGCTGGCGCTGTATCGCCGTCTCGGCGATCTCGAAAACACCGAGGAGATCGATGCCTTTGGCGCCGAACTGATCGACCGTTTCGGGCCGCTGCCGGAGGAGGTGAAGCATCTGTTGAAGATCGTCTTCATCAAGGCGCTCTGCCGCAAGGCCAATGTCGAAAAGCTTGATGCCGGACCAAAAGGCGTCGTCATCCATTTCCGTAAGCGCGAGTTCCCCAACCCGGTCGGGCTGGTCAAGTTCATCGGCGAGCAGGGCTCGCTGGCCAAGATCCGGCCGGACCACAGCGTCGTCTTCGCCCGGGATTGGCCGACGCCTGAAAAGCGCCTGGCTGGCTCGGCAGTGGTGATGACGCAACTGGCCAAGCTGGTCGACAAGGCCGCTTAGCGGGTTGTCGCCTTTGCATTTGGGCAGGAGAGGCATGCTAGTGCCAGTTCAACTCGACAGGAGTTGTTGATCGAGGGCAATCAAAAGGCCGTATCGACTATCGAGGGACCTGCGACGATTGGAGCCATTGAAGTATTTCGAATATCGGAATGAGATGCGCTTGCAACTCATCAATGCCGGAAGCTGAAGGGGAACGATCATGGATCCTCAAACCTTCGATGGATACTGGCTCGGCTATCTTGCCGGACATTCACGGCCTTCCACGCGGCTTGTCCATTATCTCGGCCTGTTTTTCGCTCCGATAGCAGGGATTGTGGCATCTTTCCTGCTCGTCTGGTGGGCCTTCCTGGTTATCATTCCCCTCTTCTATCTCGCTGCCCTGCTTACGCATCCTTTGCTCGAGCACAACAGCAACAAGCCCTTCGCCGACCGGCCCTTGTGGAGCGCCATCGCGCTGCTTCGAATGCTCGCACTCGACATGACGGGTGGCCTCGGTCGCCAATTGCGGCGACTGGACGGGGTTGCAAGACCGACACCATGACGATTGCAGTCAGCGCGATCTGCTCGGTGATCCTTTTGCTTGCTGCCGGTTTTCACTTCTATTGGGGCCTTGGCGGTCGCGTCGCGGCGGATCTGGCGTTGCCGCAACGCGAAGATGGTAGCCCGGTAA
The nucleotide sequence above comes from Mesorhizobium shangrilense. Encoded proteins:
- the glmS gene encoding glutamine--fructose-6-phosphate transaminase (isomerizing) — encoded protein: MCGIVGIVGQSQVAPLIVDALKRLEYRGYDSAGVATIEHGQLSRRRAEGKLVNLERRLKNEPLEGTIGIGHTRWATHGVPNETNAHPHFSDGVAIVHNGIIENFAELREELVRDGYAFSSQTDTEVVAHLVARELARGLKPVEAAHQALKRLEGAFALAIMFKGDEDLIIGARNGPPLAVGHGDGEMFLGSDAIALAPFTNSITYLEDGDWAVVRRNGVAIFDIDGKKVERKRQQSLSTSFMVDKGNRRHFMEKEIHEQPEVISHTLANYLDFVGGVSKPLELPFDFAEIDRLAISACGTAYLAGLIGKYWFERYARLPVDIDVASEFRYREMPLSKNDAAFFISQSGETADTLASLRYCRKAGMKIGAVVNVRESTMARESDVVLPTLAGPEIGVASTKAFTCQLSVLASLAVRAGVARGTISAEQEKTLVRELSEAPRYANQVLKLDHQIEKVSRDLAHYKNVLYLGRDTNFPLAMEGALKLKEISYIHAEGYAAGELKHGPIALIDENMPVIVIAPHDRIFEKTVSNMQEVAARGGKIILITDAKGAAQSSVKTMETIILPDVPEIISPIIYALPIQMLAYFTAVFMGTDVDQPRNLAKSVTVE
- a CDS encoding Mpo1-like protein, which gives rise to MDPQTFDGYWLGYLAGHSRPSTRLVHYLGLFFAPIAGIVASFLLVWWAFLVIIPLFYLAALLTHPLLEHNSNKPFADRPLWSAIALLRMLALDMTGGLGRQLRRLDGVARPTP
- the recG gene encoding ATP-dependent DNA helicase RecG; the encoded protein is MRPSLLDPLFVPITSLAGVGPKVGALIEKVVTADLGDRAARAGDLLFVLPHTVIDRRNRPGIALAAEGAIVTLDVRIDRHQPPPRGNRSVPYRVYAHDDTGEIALTFFHAHAAYLEKAMPEGEHVIVSGRMEWFNGRPSMVHPDHIALASEAENLPLVEPVYPLTAGLSGKVLRRAIGQALGRLPVLPEWQDAEFLRRRTFPAFGDALARIHNPADPIDVSVDGAAWRRLAYDELLAGQVSLALMRAKVRRLSGRPLIGDGRIVEKLRAALPYSLTASQEFALAEINADLADPERMLRLLQGDVGSGKTVVALLAMARAVEAGGQTALMAPTEILARQHLATIAPLAEKAGLRIAVLTGREKGRERTDTLAGLANGDIDIVIGTHALFQETVTFHDLVFAVIDEQHRFGVHQRLAMTAKGDAPDMLVMTATPIPRTLVLTAFGDMDVSKLTEKPAGRQPIRTVTLPLERLDELVGRMRDAVAEGQKIYWICPLVEESEEIKLMSAEDRFASLQPLFGDRIGLVHGRMKGAEKDEAMRAFKQGETRILIATTVIEVGVDVPDATIMVIEHAERFGLAQLHQLRGRVGRGDKPSSCVLLYKDPLGETAKRRLSVMRETEDGFRIAEEDLKLRGEGELLGTRQSGTPGFQVARIEAHADLLEAARDDARLILSRDPDLQSERGEALRLLLYLFGRDEAVRLLRAG
- the mfd gene encoding transcription-repair coupling factor; protein product: MTLIPKIGLPKGRAGQFIVDGVADGYEAFALVQTALEIAPDKPVLFVARDGQRLPAIVEALAFAAPGLPVLDLPAWDCLPYDRVSPGSDAAARRLDALTAMIALARKPHRAVILTTANALLQRIPPAGLVEAQTFHAKPGNQIDMNALISRLEISGFERVPTVRGVGEFAVRGGILDLLAPGWTEALRLDFFGDTLESIRVFDAATQRTTGQRKSMALQAMSEVALTPETISRFRRSYIEAFGAPQRDDGLYAAVSEGRRFAGMEHWLPFFYERLETVFDYLPETPVVFDHLAHEALAERHTLILDHYEARKKQADAALKDAVPYKPVPPDLLYLSPENLVSSLGPREAIDFTPFDAPDAGAKKVYHAGSRQGRSFVEERADPNINVFDVVVKHIADERAARRRIVVAGWTEGSLDRLGQILAEHHLGNLKQVATLAEAEKLEPGQAALAVLPLESGFETEKLVVVAEQDILGDRLIRRSKRKKRASDFIAEASALSSGDIVVHTDHGIGRFIGLRTIEAVGAPHDCLEIHYAGDDRLFLPVENIELLSRYGSDSAEATLDKLGGGAWQSRKAKLKRRLLDMAGQLIRIAAERQMRAAPALVPADGLYDEFAARFPYEETDDQQTAIDSVRDDLGAGKPMDRLICGDVGFGKTEVALRAAFIAAMEGFQVAVVVPTTLLSRQHFKTFSQRFSGLPIRVAQASRLVGAKELAETKKGIAEGQVDIVVGTHALLGSSISFKNLGLLIIDEEQHFGVKHKERLKDLKADVHVLTLSATPIPRTLQLALTGVRELSLIATPPVDRMAVRTFISPFDPLVIRETLLRERYRGGHSFYVVPRISDLAEIHDFLKESVPELKVAVAHGQMPPGELDDIMNAFYDGQYDVLLSTTIVESGLDIPTANTLIIHRADMFGLSQLYQLRGRVGRSKVRAYALFTLPANRKLTDTAERRLKVLQSLDTLGAGFQLASHDLDIRGAGNLLGEEQSGHIKEVGFELYQQMLEEAVAEVKDSGEVQDGGWSPQIAVGTAVMIPESYVPDLQLRLALYRRLGDLENTEEIDAFGAELIDRFGPLPEEVKHLLKIVFIKALCRKANVEKLDAGPKGVVIHFRKREFPNPVGLVKFIGEQGSLAKIRPDHSVVFARDWPTPEKRLAGSAVVMTQLAKLVDKAA
- the glmU gene encoding bifunctional UDP-N-acetylglucosamine diphosphorylase/glucosamine-1-phosphate N-acetyltransferase GlmU yields the protein MSQRSCLSVILAAGEGTRMKSALPKVLHQIAGLPMVAHVVKAAEAAGAGSQALVIGHGADEMRKAAQRFAPRAEMFVQEKRLGTAHAVLAAREAISRGYDDMLVMFGDTPLIDPEALTLARRKLAEGAAVVVIGFRPPSPAGYGRLIEKGGKLVAIREEKDCSEEEKKITFCNAGMMAVAGSQALKLLDAVGNKNAKGEYYLTDIVEIAGAQGLDVVATEASFENALGINNRAELAQAESIWQARRRREAMLSGVTLIAPETVFFSHDTEIGADTIVEPNVWFGPGVKIANGAKIHAFSHIEGATIASNCDVGPFARLRPGADLRNKAKVGNFCEVKQAVIEEGAKVNHLTYIGDARVGAGANIGAGTITCNYDGYSKFFTDIGEGAFIGSNSSLVAPVSIGKGGYIASGSVITESVPDDALAFGRARQKTIPGKGKELRERFASAAAAKKKASGADH
- a CDS encoding succinate dehydrogenase assembly factor 2, with translation MTGTTRSSEGLDARRRKLLFRSWHRGMREMDLILGGFADAQIHALTSDEIDQYERLLDIPDTEFLPMITGERPVPADIDCSVLQKILASRRSMTF
- a CDS encoding DUF502 domain-containing protein, with product MSDAPKTSGMTRLRNYFLTGFIVCAPLAITAYIAWSVVGWVDSWVKPYIPARYSPDTYLPFPVPGFGLIVALFLITLIGFLTANIVGRAIVGFGERLLGRMPLVRGIYGSLKQIFETVLSNKGDMFRQVGLVEYPRKGVWSLVFVAGERHTEINEKLDQEGDPLIAVFMPCTPNPTTGFLMYVLKSDIVVLDMTIEDGAKLIVSAGLVAPEVKAKLLTANGEPINGTLANPPLGTGPQPARSNRTASSRPNK